The window GCTCGTCGACGGTGGGTGTCGGGAAGACGGTGTGCCAGGGTCGCAGCAGGGCGGTGTGCTGGTGCCTGGTGAGGACCGGGCGGGCGTAGCTGGCAGCGATGGCGTCGCGGACCGCCTTGAGCGCCCGGATGGTCACGGTGGCGTCCACCAGGACGTACGCCGCGGTGCCCGCCAGGTCGTCGGCGAACAGCGCGGTGAGGGCGTCGAAGGCGGCCAGTACCTCGACCACCAGCGGGCTGTCCGGGCTGAGGGCACGGCCGCGCGCCTCCGCCAGGGCCGGGCTGTTGACCCAGGCGTCGGCCAGCGCGACCAGGTGGCCGTCCCCGATGTGCGGCAGCTGCGCCAGGACGCCGAGGATCTCCGGGAGGTTCGCGTGCTCCTCCAGCCGGCTGACCGTGACCGCATGCCTGCCCATGGCCGTGCTCCCGTCCGCTGACGTGTCGCTTCCTGCTTGAGTCTGCGGCACGGCAGGGGCTGAACTGGAGCATTCCGCGCGGAAAGATGTCACGAACAACCCGAACGGGTCCCCTGCGGGTGGTCTGTCAGAAGCGGTGGCCCTCCACGTGGCCCCCACTGAGCGCCGCCCACAACTCCTGCAGGTTCGCGTAGCTCTGCCCGGGCGGCAGCTGCCGCAGCGGAGCGAGGACGGTCTCCGTGGCGTCGTTCTCGGTCGCGGCGGCGAGCACCTGCTCGCTGGTCGCCGGCCAGATCCGGCCGAGGACACCGGCCAGCTCGCTGCGCTGTGCGACGTCCTGCTCCGTCATGCCCTCCGGCACGCCTCCGGCCAGGGTGCTGTGGGGCGCCAGGTCCACGTCGGGCTGGTCCTCCCCGGAGGGCTCCGGGGAGTTCCAGTCGGCCCGGTTGTCGTGGCCGGACCGGACCAGCCCGCCGACCT of the Mycobacteriales bacterium genome contains:
- a CDS encoding DUF2795 domain-containing protein, whose amino-acid sequence is MQRGSDKHSARKDDALGAEVGGLVRSGHDNRADWNSPEPSGEDQPDVDLAPHSTLAGGVPEGMTEQDVAQRSELAGVLGRIWPATSEQVLAAATENDATETVLAPLRQLPPGQSYANLQELWAALSGGHVEGHRF